The Rhodococcus sp. X156 genome window below encodes:
- a CDS encoding ROK family protein — translation MAVLGLDVGGTKLAAALLDEDGTVLSSATVATPERDVWQAVDQVLRRAAGTQQPTGIGIGSAGPIDRAAGTVSPLNIPTWRRFPLVAAVEDAWPGRPVRLAGDGGCMAIAEQRFGAGRGVEDLLGVVASTGVGGGVVRSGAVVHGHTGNAGHIGHVVVEPDGEPCACGGVGCLETVASGPAAVRWARARGWAGADGRALAAAAAADDPVAVAALARAGTGLGQALASSAALLEVGLVVLGGGFSLAGEPLWQPLREAVQRYARLGFTRDLRVVPAQLGAAAGVVGAAALHL, via the coding sequence ATGGCGGTGCTCGGGTTGGACGTGGGCGGGACCAAGCTCGCGGCGGCGCTGCTCGACGAGGACGGCACCGTGCTCAGCTCCGCCACGGTGGCCACCCCGGAGCGGGACGTGTGGCAGGCCGTCGACCAGGTCCTGCGGCGGGCGGCGGGCACGCAGCAGCCCACCGGCATCGGTATCGGGTCCGCGGGGCCCATCGACCGAGCGGCGGGCACGGTCAGCCCGTTGAACATCCCGACCTGGCGTCGGTTTCCCCTGGTGGCGGCGGTCGAGGACGCGTGGCCCGGCCGACCGGTGCGCCTGGCTGGCGACGGCGGCTGCATGGCCATTGCCGAGCAGCGCTTCGGGGCCGGCCGCGGCGTCGAGGACCTGCTGGGGGTGGTCGCCTCCACGGGGGTCGGCGGCGGCGTGGTCCGCTCCGGGGCGGTGGTGCACGGTCACACCGGCAACGCCGGCCACATCGGGCACGTCGTGGTGGAGCCCGACGGGGAGCCCTGCGCCTGCGGCGGCGTCGGGTGCCTGGAGACGGTGGCCAGCGGGCCGGCGGCGGTGCGGTGGGCGCGGGCCCGCGGCTGGGCGGGGGCGGACGGTCGGGCGCTGGCGGCCGCCGCGGCTGCGGACGACCCGGTGGCGGTGGCAGCCCTGGCCAGGGCCGGTACCGGCCTTGGTCAGGCGCTCGCCTCCAGCGCCGCGCTGCTGGAGGTGGGCCTGGTGGTGCTGGGCGGCGGATTCTCCCTCGCCGGGGAGCCGCTCTGGCAGCCGCTGCGGGAGGCGGTGCAGCGGTACGCCCGGTTGGGCTTCACCCGTGACCTCCGGGTGGTGCCCGCTCAGCTCGGCGCCGCGGCAGGGGTGGTCGGCGCCGCTGCTCTGCACCTCTGA